In Lycium barbarum isolate Lr01 chromosome 9, ASM1917538v2, whole genome shotgun sequence, the DNA window GTCACATGTATATACAATCAAAACCAAAAAAATTGTGCATGTCCCATTATTCATCCTCAGATCCAACTTTTTTTCCTGCAGTGTTTTCATGAATAACATGGTCAGTACAAGAAATGCGAAAATTTTAACTTATTTACTTCTAAATATTGGGAGTAAGGTAATAGGATAGTACATGTTCACCTTACCTTTGCACATCAAAGCAGAGTGTACATTTCCATCCTAACCTTAAAACTTTTGAAATTAAGGAAACTTGATGAGGTTGTCTGACAAGGAAAACTCTTCTGTTAGACAATCTACTGGTAGGAATTGAACTCTGAGATCAAGCCAATTACAGGAGGGCCTTGTATACTGAGTGCAGCATACACTTCTAATCAAGAACATAAGACAAGGCTACCTAACAAAGCAACCCTTACGATCAAGACTGTTGCCTTTCACTTACAAATAATGACCTTGAATTCGGAATTCCCCATCTCCTCAACTTGCATTTCCTTAATTTTTAGGACAGCACTTACAAACGAGTAGCGACATGATCTTACCTCAATCACTTGCATTGTACACTTGCTTCCAAAACTTTCAGGGATTTCCTCTAGGTTCAAACAACTTTGCACCAGTACTTGCTGAAGACTTTGATAAGAGTCATCAGAGGCAGTCCATTCTAAGAATCCTAGATTCTTTAATTTCAAAACTCTAAGGTTAGGAAACTCCCCGTCCTTAACATCCCATCGCCTGCCTATGAAGGCATAACCTTCTAGTTTTAGAACTTCAAGGTTGGATAATCGGCTAATGTTTGAAATCTTACTCCAAGGGAGTTCAAGACGCGCCAAAGTTAATTTCTTGAGGTTTGAGGGGTATGTAAAGTCTTCGAAACCATAGGGATCTACTGTTAGGATtttaatcccaaatccgacctttgtaagcaggttcccaggaaagattggagggtcacagctggaccacttaaataccaacctccttagacagaacctacttacgccgtgatgtaagcgaagaataaataacacacacagatttatagtggttcaccctcaatgtgagagctacgtccacgttgctgctgcagatcttattaaagaagaaatattacaagtgtttacaacactcaacctcacaacccaaatcccaattacactcaagcaTTTTACCACAggaaattctctcaaagaccttctcttacttaggcttttcactaagagtatttctcttagatttttttctctctttgggatgtgtttagcaaatgatcttaatgtcttacaaatgaaccataagctacctatttataggaatgaatttcctatgatgaggtaagcgcttatatcacgactatcatgaggtaagcgcttacatcacgactaagatgaggtaagcgcttacatcacgactaagatgaggtaagcgcttacatcacgactatgtgagacCCAACATCTACCACTGCCGTAGAGACACCAATCTTGAGAGATTCGAGTTGTATGAGAGagtcaaaagaaggaaagaaatatCTTAGAGTTGTCCCTGAACCAGATAATAAGCAATTGAGCTTTAGAAGATTGTGAAATCTTTTCATGAACCTCTGATAGTCCATCCCAGGAAAAATAACCAGATCAGAACAGGTTTGTAAGTTGTGAAGATCCTCTAATTCTCCACGAATGATATATAGAGGACTTATATGCAAAAGCCTCAAGCTTGTGATATCCCAAATGGTATTTGGAATATTGATATGATTGTATTCTCCAGTCACTATAAACGTTTCTAACTCCTTCAGGTTGCATATTGAGCgtggaatttcaagaaaataaatccTCAGTTGTAAGTACTTCAAATGAATCAGAAACTGTAATGCATCTACAAGTGTCTGATGCAGCCTTACAGAACCCAAATCTAATACTCTCAGATGTTCCCTGGATTTAGTCAAATCATAATCAACAAATGGAGAATTTACATTGGGAAGGAATCGTAAGGTGTTGATATTTCGTCCAAAACAAAATCTATCTCCAAGAAGCACTTGACAAGGTGCTAAAATATTCACACGTTTACATCGAGCCTCAGAAGCAAGTGATAATGTACCACCACTGGTTCAAGAAGGAGAATAAATTTCAGAGCCATTATCATAGTGacagcaatatatatatacatgtataaacACACACACGGAATTGATTTTACTTACTCATTTATCCTCAgcaaaaagttgacatttttagCTTTCACCAAGATAAACTCGTGCATTAAATCATGAATATGGACGGCTTTGATCTCCCCTGAGAAATTTATTTTAGCAACCATCACTAGGTTGCTCCTAATTAAATCCATCAAGTAATCCATTGCAACCATCTCTAAGCTCTTCGATCCGGCTTCAACAAAATTTTCGGCGATCCATAATCGTATCAGTTTTGAACAGGAACTTTCTGGTCCTCTAGAACTGAAGCAAAATAGAGAAAGCATTTTTGCAAATGAATGGGCAGGTGTTGGTAACTCGATTCAATTATATCCATGCAACCTTGCATTTTTGACTTCAAACTTTCAGCGACGTCTTGCCAGTAAATTACTTTCTTATGATCATGTTTTGCAAGAAGACCAGCTACCAATACAACTGCAAGGGGTAATCCTCCACACTTTCTTGCTATTTGCTTACCAATCTCCTCGATTTCTTGAGGACAATAGTTGTCTTCTTTGAATACCTTCTCCTTCATTAGCATCCAACTTTCTTCTTCAGTGAACAAACGAAGGTGATGAGGAGTCGAAGAGATCATGGCATATGTGGCGATCGATTCAAGTCTCGTAGTCAAAATAATCCTACTTCCTTTATCATCATCTGGAAAAGGTTTCTTTATATCATCCCATGCCTCAGAACTCCACACGTCATCCACAACAATAAGGTACCTCTTTCCCTTCGAACTTTTGTAGAGCTTCTCAGCTAGTTCATCATTACTCATTTTTTTGGTCCTATCATCAAACTCACAAATATGACCCAATAATTTAAACAAGAGAGCTCTATTATCATAAGATTGGGAAGAACAACACCACAAGTGAATATCAAAGCGATTGGAAATTGCTTCATGGTCATACAATTTCTTAGCCAAAGTTGTTTTTCCTAGTCCTGGCATTCCAAAAATTGAGATCACATCTAATTCCCGAGGCCCTGTCACAAGTTGCTCTATCAGCATTTCAGTCCCCTCTCAAAGCCGACCATCGCTTCCTTTACTTTAATGAACTTGATGTTCTTTCTAATGGTGGAGGGagtaatacttttttttttttttttcaatcagcAAACAAGAAAGGTGGAGGGTGGAATGATTGAAGAAAGACTCGTGGGCTCCAATTTGGCTCTTTAGTTTGGTAATGTCCATCAGGGAATCTTTTGCTTGGAAAGTAGAAGGATAAGGGCTGGGAAAATACCAATAGGGAAGTGAAAAATATAGCTTTCTTTTGTCCTGATACTCAAAAGCACATAAAGTCACCCAATACTcggcaaaaataaataaagtaaaagaTACCACTAATATTTAAACAACAGAGCGGCCAACTTCAATCAAGTGCAACATACTAGCAGCAGCAGTATAGATAAATAACGTTAAAAATATCCACTGAGATTTAAACAACAGAGTGACCAATGGTGGAGCTACAGTTCCACTTAAATGTTCGACAGCGTGCAAGTTGCAACATATAGCAGCAACACCAAATAAATCTTGCATCATCACAATTCACAGCCACCATAAACCACAACCAGCAATCAACAGTATCTCCTATaaaatggatatccatattatccataaCTTTTGTCTGCTTGTTGTTTTCCATGAGTTGTTGTTTTCTCGGAGTCCAAACTTATTTTGGCTTTTACCTTGTGTTCTCACTTGACTATTCCTGAAACCAGGATCCATTGGTTAACCCATTTTTTATCCATGTTAAATATGGGCAGTTCGGATATTTTATccgtttttgtttaactcatttttgACATGCCCATATCCGATCTGACCCGCTCTGCCGCTCctaaatattaacatcatttccattaACGGGTAAACCTTGAAAGTTGAActtcagaaaaagaaaaagaaaaaaaaaagatatcacTATATCCAACAGTTGAACTTAAACCCCCTTTTTAACCAACAAAGGAAGAAACAAGCCCATCTAACTGATTACAAAGTAATTAAACAATTGGATAATGAGCCTTTTTCTGATTATTGAACGGCCTGTCAAATAAATTTCAATTGAAGAAAGCAAATACTGAACCTCCGAATGTATGAATGGCATGGCAATTCATTCCTCTCTGTCATCAAAGGTCTCCGGGTTAGAGCACTCCGAATGGAGATCTAATCACCGAggtcaggggcggagctaggttGGACCGAGGCCCTTCggtgaaaaattacactgtatatacaaggctaaaattattttttatgtatatatatatagtagatattgaaTCTCTTagcttcttcgtgtgtttacttttttatatttttgaatcCCCATAGcaaaaatcctggctccgccagtGACAGAGGTCATGCATCAAGTTGCTCCCAGACTTGCAAGATCATTATTGGAAACTCTCAGACTTGGTACTGCGGAGCCGCATCCCTACTAGCTTACTAGTCTGTACATAAGATAAATGGTAAGTAAGAAGTTCGGTGACATCAATCTAACATAACTTTGAGAGTGCTAGCAAACAATCAGAATTTTATTAATAGATATGTCAATAAAATGCTATAGCCAGAAGTTTAACGAAAAGTGAAAAAAAGAACCTAGCTGAAGCTAAGATAATACCGTAATTACCTAACTCCCTCTATAGGCTCCTTGGCCCCCCAAAACGATAATGTGACGTCCTTGATAGAGGGCAGGTCAAGATGAAAGACTTGCAGACTTCTAACATGGCAAACTTACAAAGAAAGGGTGCATATTACAAATTAAGCAAATTCCACACCGTAAAAGGATGGAAAAGTGAAGCGCTATACAAGACAGAGCACAAATTCACATAGTACATGTTTTTCGGCTCAATGATGATGTAGTTCAAAGCAACAAATCTGTAAGGTCTGTTAGGCCAAAATTGAGTCGGACTCTCGCAGTACGATGGTGGGGTAAACCTATTGAACACTCTAAGTCCCTATGAGGGGGTGTATGCGACGCCCCTGATGAAGGGCGAGCTGATGAGGGTTGGTCAATGTGAAGGACCGACACGCTTCTAGGCAAGTAAGTTTTCAAAGAAGGGTGCACATGGCACCTTACGCAAATCACACATTGGAAAAGGAGGCAAAAGTGATGTGCGATATAAGATAGAGCACAAGTTCACATGGTAATAATTTTTCTGGCTTTATATTAAAACTTACCTTTTATACCTAATTTTTAGACATTCCTTGATAATTGATATACTAGGCccaggggcggatctacttgGGGGCCAGgatgttcacccgaacaccctcgacaaaagattacagtgtatatataggataaattttctgtgtttatgtgcatatattaacttttgaataaccttggcaaaaaattacagtgtatatttagcttcttcttttttccgaacaccctgaatgaaaatcctggatccgccactgctaGGCCACAATGTAATATGCAAAATTCTACTTCATTCACCTAGTAATAATAAAGAGGACGACCTTCTGATACAAAGTTGAAACACATCTCCACTGACAATCAATCCTTAATAACAGAAACTATCTTCATTTAATTATCTAATTTCTGCAAGGGAGCATCATAATAACTATCCATATTAGGAATCCCAAATACAAAATAAGGTGTTGATCAAATTCAAAATTACCATCAAGGGAATCATGTAAAGATAATAAGAATGCAAAAATCAGCATACCTTGAAAGCTTCTCTGCACCTTTAGCAGTACTGGAACACATTATCCTGTTGATAGTTGCCGCAGAGAATTAATGAACACTTAAACCCCATGTATGCCTATAGACTTAAACACGTAGAAAAAGTAATATATGTACCCAAATACATCCTATATATCACAAAATTGATAATTAAGTCATAGTCAAATACTTAGGGTATGTTTAGTATGTTCCACGGAACATGTTTCATGTAAAAAAAGATTTTTGTACTTGTTGTCTTGTGTTTGGTAAGTAAGAAAACAAAAATTGTCCTAAAATATTTGTGCATAATTTAGGTAAACACTAGTATGGAGGTGGGGCGGGGTGGTGGCTATGAGGGGGGAGGTGGGGGTGGCAGTGGGGTGTGTTGGGGTGCGGGAAAGAGATATTAGTTAATTATAatttgtttggccaagcttctaaaatcagcttattttgagaagtaatttttttaaaaaatattttttcaaaaagtactatttgtgagaagctgtttgtgtttgaccaattaatttaaaaacacttttgagcagcaattagcgtttgaccaagctttaaaaagtgcttttaagtgtattttctcaaaagtgtttttcaaaaaagtgaATCTAAGGGAAAAACTactttttttagcttttgaaaaacgTTTCTGAGtacttattttctttcaaaagcttggccaaatacctcactttttcaaaataagtaattttgaagaaaaataagtTTGGTCAAATAGGCTATTAGTATGGAATGCTACTTATGAAACTTTTTTCCACTAAGGAagttatttttctcatttctaAAAATTTGTTTGCATATAGAAA includes these proteins:
- the LOC132609475 gene encoding putative late blight resistance protein homolog R1B-8; protein product: MLSLFCFSSRGPESSCSKLIRLWIAENFVEAGSKSLEMVAMDYLMDLIRSNLVMVAKINFSGEIKAVHIHDLMHEFILVKAKNVNFLLRINDGGTLSLASEARCKRVNILAPCQVLLGDRFCFGRNINTLRFLPNVNSPFVDYDLTKSREHLRVLDLGSVRLHQTLVDALQFLIHLKYLQLRIYFLEIPRSICNLKELETFIVTGEYNHINIPNTIWDITSLRLLHISPLYIIRGELEDLHNLQTCSDLVIFPGMDYQRFMKRFHNLLKLNCLLSGSGTTLRYFFPSFDSLIQLESLKIGVSTAVVDVGSHIVVM